One Manihot esculenta cultivar AM560-2 chromosome 18, M.esculenta_v8, whole genome shotgun sequence genomic window carries:
- the LOC110606242 gene encoding uncharacterized protein LOC110606242, translated as MALAAILQGISEETLLQLGAKKSTKEAWDALKTMNLDVAPVKEVRAQALRWELEGLRMEDKESVDDFTGRISTIVNKLRGLGETIDEVYIVKKMLQIVSPKYIQLASTIEEFSDLTTKTIEEVTGSLKAHEEQLKGQDLKGDEHVLLTRGEWKAHGETSGTDGKRSKDQGGYRGCGRGKGRGRGHGNGRGRGQSKSKGGRGYDRDGNQHQKFDINKVRCYNCNDYGHFASDCKSKKKKDERAHLVE; from the coding sequence ATGGCACTAGCCGCTATATTGCAAGGCATTAGTGAGGAGACGCTACTGCAATTAGGAGCCAAGAAGTCCACAAAGGAAGCTTGGGACGCGCTGAAAACCATGAATCTCGATGTAGCCCCAGTGAAAGAAGTCAGAGCACAGGCACTCAGATGGGAGCTTGAAGGTTTGCGCATGGAGGATAAAGAATCTGTAGATGATTTCACTGGCAGGATATCCACCATTGTGAACAAGTTGCGGGGACTAGGAGAGACCATTGACGAGGTGTATATTGTCAAGAAGATGCTCCAAATAGTATCTCCGAAATACATCCAATTAGCCTCGACAATCGAAGAATTCAGTGACCTCACAACAAAGACTATCGAAGAAGTTACTGGTTCGTTGAAAGCTCACGAAGAACAGCTAAAAGGTCAAGATCTCAAAGGTGATGAACATGTCTTACTCACACGTGGAGAATGGAAAGCACATGGTGAAACTTCAGGCACAGATGGAAAACGATCAAAAGATCAAGGGGGATACCGAGGTTGTGGTCGTGGAAAAGGACGTGGCAGAGGCCATGGAAATGGCCGTGGCAGAGGTCAAAGTAAATCTAAAGGAGGCAGAGGCTATGACAGAGATGGAAACCAACACCAGAAGTTTGATATTAACAAAGTAAGGTGCTATAATTGTAATGATTATGGTCACTTTGCATCTGACTGTaaatcaaagaagaaaaaggatgagAGAGCCCATCTCGTAGAATAA